One window from the genome of Gadus morhua chromosome 16, gadMor3.0, whole genome shotgun sequence encodes:
- the npat gene encoding LOW QUALITY PROTEIN: protein NPAT (The sequence of the model RefSeq protein was modified relative to this genomic sequence to represent the inferred CDS: inserted 1 base in 1 codon; deleted 2 bases in 1 codon; substituted 1 base at 1 genomic stop codon) translates to MLLPSDVARVVLGYLQWEGLSSTSQIFINESPHLKEYAEHSTEDGAIPACVFSLCGKNLTTILNEYAAAKAKETSHEVPVMMTSLWKKLDFTLNQIKSLQNSPAISALQRVRSRAGLANMARQRSVTMTPASTVLCSTAPFRGSINTSMTNTQINSITNTQSLPSPSTSVVSLSSTHLQIQDGGILSVSRDSPMQIPIPVPEPRLAPSTVSRGGRKWDFPKRRGGGIGGGSGPTGRPSTSVGGSAAEQQADEVVNENFPQLVIQNAREKILSDTFLQEKLAENINKILASDPTPQTSKASCGTVEPDPSIDEILGLQGEIHMSDDAIHDILEQTESDPAFQALFDLFDYNKGKGLDTEDMSTSLEDNNATGTAPDTRPLMTEVNPGNATGGVLIVSDATAISADKTAQEPMTRKTRKSIVPCSTKKTVLVHRGSTSRLVKNTPRLLQPIVSSTVAVNSKRTEKKAALTVSEVAVPMDIDEAFTVPAAPSDLSSSQAAAELARKVSCTLIPSLPNAQTVTNSTSSSIGSVALETTSSSNVTLIQKDKAPSSSKKTNSKDVYKAQAPSSSSTVPCPLLSMAPPLAQHSNKNLSPSITLPPPIASAIAPIASVIGSVSPTLTSATPISTSVVPALPSPHINNQTDPHKREADPNNIVSLKIIISDDQMETPPPTSNILNQAISSISGDKIPTIFLSSPANSPSKFPVGPPGTPRTNQEEIMQAVSSLQSSEVFQPALTEAPPPLSGLAQLAPSPSQGQPSYIIQLPVDAANPALPGASYFIVTDPGATQDPQTRPLLLPAGVSQGQPLPTNQYAVATPPRTQGYPSGSTFFLQSPGRPMMVPLSMIGQTNVGKLPLVSNQFVAIPSPVAKQHPEPAKPKAPTHKAALKPPTISKTGEQKVSKGQPTEKAESPNAPDGTSPSHKRILQFDSARVPSAPPPPPPPPPLPPTSNTSPSCPAEQPGKVSPKLVQRLKPAILGGDRAKRRIATIRCTTEAQAKFAISEETENKLDSQPQQQRENVKKTPRKQDHKGQVTTTAADQTIWLMSQSQDPVNETESERLKSKEKRRSSSTKGNPALPNDSHDVQGSTSSASNSSAKNXQQRIVTGGPRKDPTDKGPGKSREVQPEKKNAPEPSNVRANKENEKAQGDGAEHHPEVERRAALLILPAAALPPKPSKTSTLSKQAAEMLQDIQGLNPPTTPAKRTTSGTADTPLSPRAGRSREEEPXDGIRTPVRQRLLRDGEGTPRRLIAPGTPDLPTCSPASEAGSESSINMAAHTLMILSRTAIARTGSPLKDSLRQDEVGEMSPPSAKQAKKRKRTATPSSVAGKNEPKGSSSSKKKEKKQKKAVDTFPDDLDVDKFLSLLHYDE, encoded by the exons ATGCTGCTTCCATCGGACGTAGCGAGGGTTGTTTTGG GCTACCTGCAATGGGAAGGCTTGTCATCTACAAGTCAAATATTCATAAACGAAAGCCCTCATTTGAAGGAGTATGCTGAGCACAGCACAGAGGATGGAGCTATTCCTGCTTGTGTATTT TCTCTGTGTGGGAAGAACTTAACAACCATCTTGAATGAGTATGCGGCTGCTAAAGCAAAAG AGACCAGTCACGAAGTGCCTGTCATGATGACCTCTCTGTGGAAAAAGTTGGATTTTACACTAAACCAAATCAA GTCATTGCAAAACTCTCCTGCTATTTCAGCACTTCAAAGAG TGCGCTCGCGGGCCGGTTTGGCAAACATGGCGAGACAGCGGTCTGTGACCATGACCCCGGCCAGCACCGTGCTTTGCTCCACAGCCCCATTCAGAGGCTCTATCAACACTAGCATGACCAACACCCAGATCAACAGTATCACCAACACCCAGAGCCTGCCTAGCCCCTCCACTTCTGTGGTCTCCCTGAGCAGCACCCACCTACAGATCCAAGATGGTGGAATACTCAGTGTGTCCA GAGATTCACCGATGCAAATCCCAATCCCAGTCCCAGAACCTAGACTAGCCCCAAGCACAGTCTCTCGAGGGGGCAGAAAATG GGACTTCCCCAAGAGGAGAGGCGGGGGTATAGGTGGTGGGTCGGGGCCCACTGGGAGACCCTCCACATCGGTCGGTGGCTCGGCGGCCGAACAGCAGGCGGACGAGGTCGTGAACGAGAACTTCCCA CAACTTGTGATCCAAAACGCCCGGGAGAAAATATTATCTGACACGTTTTTACAAGAGAAGCTGGCtgaaaacataaacaaaatCCTTGCAAG TGACCCCACCCCCCAGACGTCAAAGGCATCATGTGGCACAGTGGAACCAGACCCATCTATAGATGAAATCCTTGGATTACAG GGAGAAATCCACATGAGCGACGATGCCATCCACGACATATTGGAGCAGACTGAGTCAGACCCAGCGTTTCAGGCTCTCTTTGATCTCTTTGATTACA aTAAAGGTAAAGGTTTAGATACTGAAGACATGAGCACTAGCCTTGAGGACAACAATGCAACTGGCACAGCACCTGATACCAGGCCTCTGATGACTGAAGTCAACCCAG GTAATGCAACAGGAGGAGTTTTAATTGTTTCCGATGCAACCGCCATATCGGCAGACAAGACGGCACAGGAACCAATGACCAGGAAAACCAGGAAGTCCATTGTTCCCTGCTCTACAAAAAAAACAGTCCTTGTCCACAGAGGCAGTACCTCTCGACTTGTGAAAAACACTCCTAGGCTGCTGCAACCAATAGTCTCCTCAACTGTGGCGGTAAATTCAAAGAGGACAGAAAAGAAAGCTGCGCTCACTGTCTCTGAGGTGGCCGTACCAATGGACATCGATGAAGCTTTTACGGTCCCTGCCGCTCCTTCAGATCTCTCATCTTCTCAGGCTGCGGCGGAGTTAGCCAGAAAGGTCAGCTGCACTCTGATCCCCTCCCTGCCTAATGCACAAACCGTAACAAACTCAACAAGCAGCAGTATTGGATCTGTTGCATTGGAAACCACGTCTTCCTCCAACGTGACTCTCATCCAGAAGGATAAAGCACCAAGTTCTTCAAAAAAGACTAATTCCAAGGATGTGTATAAAGCACAGGCACCTTCCAGTTCCTCTACAGTTCCTTGTCCTCTGCTCAGTATGGCGCCACCATTAGCACAGCATTCAAACAAAAATCTTTCGCCAAGTATTACCCTACCTCCTCCCATAGCCTCTGCCATAGCCCCCATAGCTTCTGTCATAGGCTCCGTCTCACCCACCCTGACCTCAGCAACACCTATTTCCACCTCTGTAGTCCCAGCTCTTCCTAGCCCACACATCAATAACCAAACCGACCCACACAAGCGGGAGGCCGATCCCAATAACATAGTTTCCCTCAAAATAATCATCAGCGATGACCAGATGGAGACTCCCCCTCCGACTAGCAATATCTTAAATCAGGCCATTTCCAGTATTTCTGGGGACAAAATACCCACcattttcctctcctccccggcTAATTCCCCTTCCAAGTTCCCGGTCGGCCCACCAGGCACACCGCGGACCAACCAGGAGGAGATCATGCAGGCCGTCAGCAGCCTCCAGAGCTCCGAGGTCTTCCAGCCCGCGCTCACCGAGGCCCCCCCGCCGCTCAGTGGGCTGGCCCAGCTagcaccctcaccctcacaggGTCAGCCCAGCTACATCATTCAGCTGCCTGTGGACGCTGCAAACCCGGCCTTGCCAGGGGCCAGCTACTTCATTGTGACCGACCCCGGGGCCACACAGGATCCCCAGACCAGACCACTGTTGCTCCCCGCCGGAGTCTCCCAGGGACAGCCGTTGCCTACCAACCAGTATGCTGTGGCTACGCCGCCCCGCACGCAGGGCTACCCTAGTG GATCTACATTCTTCTTGCAGTCACCAGGTCGGCCCATGATGGTTCCCTTATCTATGATAGGGCAAACTAACGTTGGAAAGTTACCGTTGGTCTCCAATCAG TTTGTTGCCATACCAAGTCCAGTGGCCAAGCAGCATCCTGAACCTGCCAAACCCAAGGCCCCTACTCACAAAGCAGCACTTAAACCACCCACCATCTCTA AAACGGGTGAACAGAAGGTGTCTAAGGGCCAGCCCACGGAAAAGGCTGAATCGCCGAACGCACCGGACGGCACGAGCCCCAGTCATAAGAGGATCCTCCAATTTGATTCTGCTCGGGTACCATcggcacctccaccacccccacccccgccaccactgccaccaaccTCAAACACTTCCCCCTCATGCCCTGCCGAGCAGCCTGGTAAGGTTAGCCCGAAACTGGTTCAGAGACTAAAGCCAGCTATCCTTGGTGGAGACAGGGCCAAACGGAGGATAGCGACAATCAGGTGTACGACTGAAGCACAGGCCAAGTTTGCCATATCTGAGGAGACGGAGAATAAGCTGGATTcgcagccacagcagcagcggGAAAATGTAAAAAAGACCCCTCGCAAGCAAGATCATAAGGGCCAAGTCACAACTACTGCTGCCGACCAGACTATATGGCTGATGTCACAGAGCCAGGACCCGGTGAACGAGACGGAATCAGAGCGGTTGAAATCCAAAGAGAAGAGACGGAGCAGCAGTACTAAAGGAAATCCAGCACTGCCCAACGACTCGCATGATGTTCAGGGCTCCACGTCGTCTGCTTCTAATTCTTCCGCAAAAAACTAGCAGCAG AGGATAGTAACGGGGGGTCCCCGAAAAGACCCCACAGATAAGGGTCCAGGAAAGTCTCGTGAGGTGCAGCCGGAGAAGAAGAACGCTCCAGAGCCTTCAAATGTGAGGGCAAACAAGGAGAATGAGAAGGCACAGGGGGACGGCGCCGAGCACCACCCGGAAGTGGAGCGAAGAGCGGCGCTGCTCATCCTTCCGGCTGCCGCCCTCCCGCCCAAGCCGAGCAAGACCAGCACTCTGAGCAAGCAGGCTGCCGAGATGCTGCAGGATATCCAGGGACTCAACCCGCCCACAACGCCAGCCAAGAGGACCACTTCGGGCACTGCAGACACTCCCCTCAGCCCCAGAGCAGGTCGCTCGCGGGAAGAAGAAC ACGATGGTATCAGGACCCCAGTCAGGCAGAGGCTGctcagagatggagaggggacaCCCAGGCGCCTGATCGCGCCCGGCACGCCAGATCTCCCCACCTGCAGTCCGGCCAGCGAGGCCGGAAGCGAGAGCAGCATCAACATGGCGGCTCACACACTCATGATCCTGTCGCGCACCGCCATCGCCCGGACAGGCAGCCCGCTGAAGGACAGCCTGCGCCAGGATGAGGTGGGGGAGATGTCTCCCCCTTCGGCCAAGCAAGCCAAGAAACGCAAGCGGACAGCCACGCCATCGAGTGTGGCAGGAAAGAATGAGCCCAAGGGTTCATCAAGCAGCAAAAAGAAGGAAAAG AAGCAGAAGAAAGCTGTGGATACATTCCCGGATGATTTGGATGTGGATAAGTTCCTGTCTTTACTTCACTACGACGAGTGA